From a single Pedosphaera parvula Ellin514 genomic region:
- a CDS encoding rod shape-determining protein encodes MLAQFKSLFSNDIGIDLGTANSLVYVRDRGIVLREPSVVAIQAGTTNVLAVGDEAKRMLGRTPGNIVAIRPMKDGVIADFEITEAMLRHFIQKVHHRKLIAPRVVVAVPSGITEVEKRAVKDSATHAGAREVYLIEQPMASAIGVGLPVHEPAGNMIVDIGGGTCEIAIISLAGIVFSRSLRVGGDEFDETIVAHMKRAYNLMIGERTAEEIKIRIGSAFPLEQELTMEVKGRDLSAGLPKTLTIRSEEIREALQEPLSSILESVRITLERCPPELSADLVDKGLVMAGGGALLRGIDRLVAEETGLPVHIADDPLCAVAEGTGRVLQELQFLKQVSANSKL; translated from the coding sequence ATGCTAGCGCAATTTAAAAGCCTGTTTTCCAACGACATTGGAATAGATTTAGGGACCGCAAACTCCCTCGTTTACGTACGTGACCGGGGTATAGTCTTACGCGAGCCCTCGGTTGTAGCGATTCAGGCGGGCACTACCAACGTACTGGCCGTAGGCGATGAGGCCAAAAGGATGTTGGGGCGCACCCCTGGAAATATTGTGGCCATTCGGCCCATGAAAGATGGCGTAATAGCCGACTTCGAAATCACCGAAGCGATGCTCCGCCATTTCATTCAAAAGGTTCATCATCGCAAGTTAATCGCACCCAGAGTCGTTGTGGCGGTTCCGTCTGGAATCACCGAAGTGGAAAAACGGGCGGTTAAAGATTCCGCAACTCATGCTGGCGCACGGGAAGTGTATTTGATCGAACAACCGATGGCATCGGCCATTGGAGTCGGTTTGCCGGTCCATGAGCCTGCAGGTAACATGATCGTGGATATTGGCGGGGGTACTTGCGAAATCGCAATCATCTCCCTCGCCGGAATTGTCTTCAGCCGCAGCCTGAGGGTGGGCGGGGACGAATTTGACGAGACGATCGTGGCGCACATGAAGCGAGCCTACAACTTAATGATTGGCGAACGCACCGCGGAAGAGATCAAGATCCGGATTGGATCAGCCTTCCCGCTGGAGCAGGAATTAACGATGGAAGTAAAAGGTCGCGATCTGAGCGCAGGGTTGCCAAAAACTCTGACTATTCGCTCGGAAGAGATTCGCGAGGCTTTGCAGGAGCCGCTTTCAAGTATTTTGGAGTCCGTCCGTATCACTCTCGAACGATGCCCGCCTGAATTATCCGCCGATTTGGTGGATAAAGGCCTGGTTATGGCCGGTGGTGGCGCATTATTAAGAGGAATTGACCGTCTGGTTGCAGAGGAAACCGGTCTGCCGGTTCATATTGCCGATGACCCCTTGTGCGCTGTGGCTGAGGGTACCGGTCGTGTTTTGCAGGAACTCCAATTCTTGAAGCAGGTTTCAGCTAATTCCAAGCTCTGA
- the mreC gene encoding rod shape-determining protein MreC, with amino-acid sequence MLKRPHYIALGLVGLLTLIVLNLPSHSVNQIKIGIGSLFLPMFGLAKSSHQIVDQATTAILPRGELIRQNEQLRSTNQQLQFRAMQSDAVMRENDQLRQLLGLQKQARWKLKLANLILRDPANWWQTVEIDVGTRDGIKPDMPVLTPTGSLVGRIVNVKLTHSQVALIGNPNCRVAAMIDKTGETGVISDVASVLDHSLVTLSYLSNNTNLKPGQGVITSGMGGFFPKGIPIGQIAEDSKTVEFGLYTEARVKLSANLSTLEEVFVLIP; translated from the coding sequence ATGTTAAAAAGGCCGCATTATATAGCCTTGGGGCTGGTAGGATTGCTGACACTGATTGTTTTAAATTTACCGAGTCATTCGGTAAATCAAATCAAAATTGGTATCGGAAGCCTGTTCCTGCCAATGTTTGGACTTGCCAAATCTTCCCATCAGATCGTTGATCAGGCAACCACTGCCATCCTTCCACGCGGCGAACTCATCCGCCAGAACGAGCAGCTACGCTCTACCAACCAACAACTTCAGTTTCGCGCCATGCAAAGTGATGCCGTCATGCGTGAAAATGATCAACTGCGCCAGCTGCTTGGCTTGCAGAAACAGGCCCGTTGGAAACTCAAGCTTGCCAATCTCATTCTTCGAGACCCGGCAAACTGGTGGCAAACAGTGGAAATTGATGTTGGAACCCGTGATGGCATAAAGCCGGATATGCCTGTGCTTACCCCCACCGGCTCGCTGGTCGGCCGCATTGTGAATGTGAAGCTGACGCATTCCCAGGTGGCCCTGATTGGAAACCCCAATTGCCGGGTGGCGGCCATGATTGATAAAACTGGCGAAACAGGCGTGATTTCTGACGTGGCAAGTGTCCTGGATCATTCTTTGGTCACACTGAGCTATCTTTCAAATAACACCAATCTCAAACCGGGCCAGGGCGTCATCACCAGCGGCATGGGTGGATTCTTTCCCAAGGGAATTCCCATTGGCCAAATCGCAGAGGACTCAAAAACCGTTGAGTTTGGTTTATACACCGAAGCACGCGTCAAGCTCTCGGCAAATCTAAGCACATTGGAGGAGGTTTTTGTTCTGATACCATGA
- the mreD gene encoding rod shape-determining protein MreD → MNWVHSILILVAAFIAIFLESAFGGFRHFLGAQIDLLPALMVYASLSSGFGMVILLAVLGGLCFDSISANPLGVSILPLLLVGFLIYMRRGLILREQTFAQFCLGLGASAITPMLTLLLLLSTRQTPLIGWGSIWQWVVMAVGGAVFTPICFRIFDGLNRALSYSPVTETSFRPDREIRRSRK, encoded by the coding sequence ATGAACTGGGTACATTCCATCCTAATCCTGGTGGCTGCTTTCATCGCTATCTTCCTGGAATCGGCCTTCGGTGGTTTCCGCCATTTTCTGGGAGCTCAGATTGATCTTCTTCCAGCATTAATGGTGTACGCGAGCCTGAGTTCCGGATTTGGCATGGTCATCCTCCTCGCCGTACTGGGAGGATTATGTTTCGATTCGATCTCGGCCAACCCCCTCGGAGTAAGCATCCTGCCGTTGCTGTTGGTAGGCTTCTTGATTTACATGAGACGCGGGTTGATTTTGAGGGAGCAGACTTTCGCCCAGTTCTGTTTGGGCTTGGGCGCCAGTGCCATCACTCCGATGTTAACCTTGCTTTTACTTCTAAGCACCCGCCAGACACCACTGATTGGTTGGGGATCGATTTGGCAATGGGTGGTGATGGCCGTGGGCGGTGCGGTATTCACCCCAATATGTTTTCGGATATTTGACGGTCTTAACCGTGCTTTATCCTACAGCCCCGTAACCGAAACCAGTTTCAGACCCGACCGGGAAATCCGGCGGAGTCGCAAGTGA